A region of Patescibacteria group bacterium DNA encodes the following proteins:
- a CDS encoding flippase — protein MAEGRVAKNTAYLLSASVGQKILAFIYFTIVARSVGVEGTGRYFVAVSFTTIFSIFVDLGLANVLVREVAKVPENAQKLLANVLGLKAVLGVLTVAAVLLVSRLIGYPAETRLLITVAAGVMVLDSIHLVLYAVMRGFQNLRYEAIGVVTGQAVIITTGIVFVLLKLPLVSLVIALLCGSIWNVAWAAWILNRQFGVKPILRFDEAVIRFFGQVALPFAFAGIFSRVYSYIDSVMLSRLVSEEAVGYYSVGYKLTFAFQFLPMAFAAAIYPAMSEYYVKDRAKLAAVFMTAIKYLLLVVVPLTVGTFVLAGPIIHLVYGPAYDKSVLPLQILIFSLVFAFLYWPCGSLLNACDRQSQNTTVMGVTMIGNIILNVFLIPRFEAVGAAWSALIGNAALFGLAFYFASRVVVIDKQRLLSIIGRIAIAGAAMGIIVELLDGAASLAFMVPLGALVYAALVFQLRIITWTEAKNIMNLFLRRGRGGVSDIVS, from the coding sequence ATGGCTGAGGGGCGTGTTGCAAAAAATACGGCCTATTTGTTATCTGCTTCCGTCGGGCAGAAGATCTTGGCGTTCATCTATTTCACCATCGTCGCGCGCTCGGTCGGCGTCGAGGGGACCGGCCGCTATTTCGTCGCCGTCTCCTTCACCACCATCTTTTCGATCTTCGTCGATCTCGGCCTCGCCAACGTCCTCGTCCGCGAGGTCGCCAAGGTTCCGGAGAACGCCCAGAAACTCCTCGCCAACGTCCTCGGCCTCAAGGCTGTCCTGGGCGTGCTCACGGTCGCGGCGGTCCTCCTGGTCTCGCGGCTCATCGGCTATCCGGCCGAGACCCGGCTCCTCATCACCGTCGCCGCCGGCGTCATGGTGCTCGACTCGATCCACCTCGTGCTCTACGCGGTCATGCGCGGCTTCCAGAACCTGCGCTACGAGGCCATCGGCGTCGTGACCGGCCAAGCCGTGATCATCACGACCGGCATCGTCTTCGTCCTACTGAAACTGCCGCTCGTGTCGCTCGTCATCGCCCTCCTCTGTGGCAGCATCTGGAACGTGGCTTGGGCCGCCTGGATCCTCAACCGGCAGTTCGGCGTGAAGCCGATCCTGCGCTTCGACGAGGCGGTCATCAGATTCTTCGGGCAGGTCGCTTTGCCTTTTGCGTTCGCCGGCATCTTCTCGCGCGTCTACTCCTACATCGATTCCGTGATGCTCTCACGCCTCGTTTCCGAGGAAGCGGTCGGCTACTATTCGGTCGGCTACAAGCTCACGTTCGCTTTCCAATTCCTGCCCATGGCTTTCGCCGCCGCGATCTATCCGGCCATGAGCGAATATTACGTCAAAGATCGCGCCAAACTGGCCGCTGTTTTCATGACCGCCATCAAATATCTGCTGCTCGTGGTCGTGCCGCTCACGGTCGGTACGTTCGTGCTTGCCGGCCCCATCATCCACCTGGTCTACGGTCCGGCCTATGACAAATCGGTCCTGCCGCTCCAGATCCTCATCTTCTCGCTCGTCTTCGCTTTCCTGTACTGGCCCTGCGGCTCGCTGCTCAACGCTTGCGACCGCCAGTCCCAGAACACGACGGTCATGGGCGTGACCATGATCGGCAACATTATCCTGAACGTCTTCCTGATCCCGCGGTTCGAGGCCGTGGGCGCCGCCTGGTCGGCCCTCATCGGCAACGCCGCCCTCTTCGGCCTGGCGTTCTATTTCGCCTCGCGCGTCGTGGTCATCGATAAGCAGCGGCTCCTCTCCATCATCGGCCGGATCGCCATCGCCGGCGCCGCCATGGGGATCATCGTCGAGTTGCTCGATGGCGCGGCGTCCTTGGCGTTCATGGTGCCACTCGGCGCCCTGGTCTACGCCGCCCTGGTCTTCCAGCTCCGCATCATCACCTGGACCGAAGCGAAGAACATCATGAATCTTTTCCTGCGCCGGGGCAGGGGAGGGGTGTCCGACATCGTCTCATGA
- a CDS encoding glycosyltransferase family 4 protein, producing MKPLLFVTLEYPPQIGGIAVYLSRLVESLPAGRTQVMADVCPKTHETDMRCQAPIYRRQLLPGWIRPRWLGALYWTDWFCRKEGRPEAIIVSHLLPMGLVADLMRRFRRVPYAVIIHGMDAALALAARGSKRRSASRVVANAALVVANSSYTARLAETLGAAKSRITIVHPCPQFQPQTDVVESRVAAIRVKYGLSKDFTLISVGRLVKRKGFDTAIKAVAELKRSGRQVRLVIVGDGPEKPTLQALSVELDAADRVVFTGIVSDEELAELYAAAHAFMLLPRSLGPDIEGFGIVYLEANLFGLPAIASRTAGVPDAVLDGETGLLVEPDDHSGAAYAVGRLMDDPGLRRRLGDRGRARVREEFTWEKQAAKFTRALETALGTADVKQ from the coding sequence ATGAAGCCGCTTCTTTTCGTCACTCTGGAATATCCGCCGCAGATCGGCGGCATTGCGGTCTATCTGTCGCGGCTCGTGGAGAGTCTGCCGGCCGGTCGGACGCAGGTCATGGCGGACGTTTGTCCCAAGACGCACGAGACCGATATGCGATGCCAGGCTCCGATCTATCGCCGTCAGCTGTTGCCGGGCTGGATTCGGCCGCGCTGGCTCGGCGCTCTTTATTGGACCGACTGGTTCTGCCGTAAAGAAGGCCGGCCGGAAGCCATCATCGTGAGCCATCTGCTGCCCATGGGACTCGTCGCCGATCTGATGCGGCGTTTTCGGCGCGTCCCGTACGCGGTCATCATCCACGGCATGGACGCCGCTTTAGCGCTCGCCGCCCGCGGCTCCAAACGCCGCTCCGCGAGCCGTGTCGTCGCTAATGCCGCGCTCGTGGTCGCGAACAGCTCGTACACAGCCCGACTTGCCGAGACTTTGGGCGCGGCCAAAAGCAGGATTACCATCGTCCATCCGTGCCCGCAATTCCAGCCCCAGACCGACGTCGTCGAGTCCCGAGTCGCCGCAATCCGCGTCAAATACGGCTTGAGCAAGGATTTCACCCTGATCTCGGTCGGGCGGCTGGTGAAACGCAAAGGTTTTGATACGGCAATCAAGGCGGTCGCTGAGCTGAAGCGGTCCGGCCGGCAGGTGCGGTTGGTGATCGTCGGCGACGGTCCGGAAAAACCGACGTTGCAGGCCTTGAGCGTCGAGCTCGACGCGGCCGACCGGGTGGTCTTCACTGGCATCGTGAGCGACGAGGAACTCGCCGAGCTCTATGCCGCCGCCCACGCTTTCATGCTGCTGCCGCGAAGCCTCGGGCCGGACATCGAGGGGTTCGGCATCGTCTATCTGGAAGCCAACTTGTTCGGCTTGCCGGCGATCGCGTCCAGGACGGCCGGCGTGCCTGACGCTGTGCTCGACGGCGAGACTGGCCTGCTCGTGGAGCCTGACGACCATTCCGGAGCCGCTTACGCCGTCGGCCGGCTGATGGACGATCCCGGACTGCGCCGGCGTCTGGGCGACCGCGGCCGGGCGCGCGTGCGCGAGGAATTCACCTGGGAAAAACAGGCGGCCAAATTTACTCGGGCTCTGGAAACGGCCCTCGGGACGGCTGACGTTAAACAATGA
- a CDS encoding glycosyltransferase family A protein has product MTELKPNTARPTVSIVIPSYQHGGEIAECLRSILDQTFKDHEIIVVNDGSTDNTLEELRPFLDRIQLINQENRGGNAARNRGFDASVGDFVLFCDADIVMRPDMLETMLRTLRANPGASYVYSSFRFGWKVFRLWSFDAAKLRQMNYIHTTSLLRRGHFPRFDEKIRRLQDWDLWLTMLEQGHVGVWIPEILFKAIPHQGGISTWVPGIFYRIPWRKFGIRIATVEKFLEAERIMRAKHKLP; this is encoded by the coding sequence ATGACCGAGCTGAAACCGAATACAGCGCGTCCGACCGTCAGTATCGTGATCCCGTCCTATCAGCACGGCGGCGAGATCGCCGAGTGCCTGCGGAGCATTCTTGATCAGACATTCAAGGATCACGAGATCATCGTCGTGAACGACGGTTCGACGGACAACACTCTGGAGGAGCTACGGCCGTTTCTCGACCGGATCCAGCTCATCAATCAGGAGAACCGCGGCGGCAACGCGGCGCGGAATCGCGGCTTCGACGCGTCGGTCGGCGACTTCGTGCTGTTCTGCGACGCGGACATCGTCATGCGGCCGGACATGCTCGAAACAATGCTCCGGACCTTGCGCGCGAATCCCGGCGCTTCCTACGTCTACTCGTCGTTCCGTTTCGGCTGGAAGGTCTTCCGGCTCTGGTCGTTCGACGCCGCCAAACTGCGGCAGATGAATTACATTCACACGACCTCGCTCTTGCGCCGCGGACATTTTCCGCGTTTCGACGAGAAGATCCGGCGGCTGCAGGACTGGGATCTGTGGCTCACCATGCTCGAACAGGGCCATGTCGGCGTCTGGATTCCGGAGATCCTGTTCAAGGCCATCCCGCACCAGGGCGGCATCAGCACCTGGGTGCCGGGTATTTTTTATCGCATACCTTGGCGGAAATTCGGCATCCGCATCGCGACCGTGGAGAAGTTCCTGGAAGCCGAGCGCATCATGCGGGCCAAACATAAGCTGCCGTAG
- a CDS encoding glycosyltransferase family 2 protein — protein sequence MDLSIVIVNWKVRDLLEKCLASVYLETSGIEFEVLIVDNDSRDGSVEMVAKKFPQADLIASNRNLGFAAANNEAIARSRGEFILLLNPDTEIRDGALQKLVTFMRRERQAAICGPKLVNADGSLQPSVRHFPTLGVQAAITLKLHRLWPGLPGVKRYLAADFDYSRASACDQVMGAALMFRRSLLEDIGPLDAGYFIWFEEVDFCKTAAERGHQTWYTPEASVLHHGGESFGQLLAPRKQRIFNASGRRYFLKHHGRPAWLVLLLLHPLSMLLAVAGARVAAKKL from the coding sequence ATGGATCTGAGCATCGTCATCGTGAACTGGAAGGTCCGCGATCTGCTCGAGAAGTGCCTGGCTTCGGTTTACCTGGAGACTTCCGGGATCGAGTTCGAGGTCCTGATCGTGGACAACGATTCGCGCGACGGCTCGGTCGAGATGGTCGCGAAAAAGTTTCCGCAGGCGGATCTCATCGCCAGCAACCGCAATCTCGGTTTCGCGGCCGCCAATAACGAGGCGATCGCCCGCAGCCGCGGCGAGTTCATCCTGCTTCTGAATCCCGACACGGAGATCCGGGACGGCGCGCTCCAGAAGCTGGTCACCTTCATGCGGCGCGAGCGGCAGGCGGCCATCTGCGGCCCAAAACTCGTGAACGCCGACGGCTCGCTTCAGCCTTCGGTCCGGCATTTCCCGACGCTCGGGGTCCAGGCGGCAATCACTTTGAAATTACATCGGCTGTGGCCTGGGCTGCCGGGCGTGAAGCGTTATCTGGCCGCGGATTTTGATTATTCCCGGGCGTCGGCCTGCGATCAGGTGATGGGCGCGGCTTTGATGTTCCGCCGGTCGCTGCTCGAGGACATCGGTCCGCTCGACGCCGGTTATTTCATCTGGTTCGAGGAAGTGGATTTCTGCAAGACGGCGGCCGAGAGAGGTCATCAGACCTGGTATACGCCCGAAGCGTCCGTGCTGCATCACGGCGGCGAGAGTTTCGGTCAGCTGCTGGCGCCGCGCAAGCAGCGGATCTTCAACGCGAGCGGCCGCCGCTATTTCCTGAAACACCACGGGCGTCCGGCTTGGCTGGTCCTGCTCCTGCTGCATCCGCTCTCCATGCTGCTGGCCGTCGCCGGAGCGCGCGTTGCCGCCAAAAAGTTATGA
- a CDS encoding O-antigen ligase family protein produces MNERLTVIRQTFRAAVPLLVLAEILSFCGLLLPPFADSGFFIIIGLVAVLALLRPGLAFLILLAELFIGSQGGYLFSFGAGSGLYVSLRIGLFLVVFGAWLARTVATLVRRRGDLKSLEWLTDMRRAGLFWPYLALLAVFAASAVNGILRGNQFDDVFFDANGYAYFALFPLFIEQLRDRELPARIAGLLAAAVTTSIIKALAVLYFFSHRIFVVASPLYTWVRDTRVGEITIMTGDFYRIFFQSFVFSLAAIFGLLLFAAAAGKEKDSGRTESLILGVFAATGLVMSLSRSFWFGGFVAVIALAILLARLRLPTAFWKRLALISAGTAIAAVALIVAVYSIPFPRKGADVAWASFLGGRAFSVSGEAAANSRWVLLPELMKAGLRHPFAGSGFGTTVTYTTSDPRLLSTNPTGAYTTFAFEWGYHDLWIKFGLLGLAVYGWWLWRIMRLLAAPLDRTVQEAVPDEVQQKTALLAVALLTAMAAILATNVFSPYLNHPLGIGILMLLAGFGAQNSQKSISADAEIRPEIL; encoded by the coding sequence ATGAACGAACGCCTGACCGTCATCCGTCAGACTTTCCGTGCCGCGGTCCCGCTCCTGGTCCTCGCGGAGATCCTGTCGTTCTGCGGCCTGCTTTTGCCGCCGTTCGCGGACAGCGGTTTCTTCATCATCATCGGTCTCGTCGCTGTCCTGGCCCTGCTGCGCCCAGGCCTGGCTTTCCTGATCCTGCTCGCGGAACTATTCATCGGTTCGCAGGGCGGTTATCTTTTTTCGTTCGGCGCCGGTTCCGGGCTGTACGTTTCCTTGCGCATCGGGTTGTTTCTGGTCGTGTTCGGCGCCTGGCTGGCGCGGACCGTGGCGACGCTCGTGCGGCGGCGCGGCGACCTGAAGTCCCTGGAATGGCTTACGGATATGCGCCGAGCGGGCTTATTTTGGCCTTATCTCGCGCTTTTAGCCGTCTTCGCGGCGAGCGCCGTGAACGGCATCTTGCGCGGCAATCAGTTCGATGACGTCTTTTTCGATGCCAACGGTTACGCCTATTTCGCGCTGTTCCCGCTCTTCATCGAGCAGCTGCGCGACCGCGAACTGCCGGCGCGGATCGCGGGTCTCCTGGCGGCGGCCGTGACGACTTCGATCATCAAAGCCCTGGCGGTGCTGTATTTCTTTTCGCACCGGATCTTTGTCGTCGCTTCGCCGCTCTACACCTGGGTCCGCGACACGCGCGTGGGCGAGATCACCATCATGACGGGGGACTTCTACCGGATATTTTTCCAGTCGTTCGTCTTTTCGCTCGCGGCGATCTTCGGCCTCCTGCTCTTCGCGGCGGCGGCCGGCAAAGAGAAAGACAGCGGCCGAACCGAATCCCTGATCCTGGGGGTTTTCGCGGCGACCGGGCTCGTGATGAGTCTGTCGCGCAGTTTTTGGTTCGGCGGTTTCGTCGCGGTCATCGCGCTGGCCATCCTCCTGGCGCGGCTGCGGCTGCCGACGGCTTTCTGGAAACGCCTTGCGCTGATCTCGGCCGGGACCGCGATCGCCGCCGTCGCGCTCATCGTCGCGGTCTACTCGATCCCGTTCCCGCGCAAGGGCGCGGACGTGGCCTGGGCGTCGTTCCTCGGCGGCCGTGCCTTCTCCGTGAGCGGCGAAGCCGCGGCGAACAGCCGCTGGGTGCTGCTGCCGGAACTCATGAAAGCCGGCCTGCGCCATCCGTTCGCGGGTTCGGGCTTCGGCACGACCGTCACTTATACGACCAGCGATCCGCGCCTGCTCTCGACCAATCCGACCGGCGCTTACACGACGTTCGCTTTCGAGTGGGGTTACCACGATCTCTGGATCAAGTTCGGCCTCTTGGGGCTCGCGGTCTACGGCTGGTGGCTCTGGCGGATCATGCGCTTGCTCGCCGCGCCGCTCGACCGGACGGTCCAGGAAGCGGTGCCGGATGAAGTGCAACAAAAAACGGCCCTGCTGGCCGTCGCGCTGCTCACTGCCATGGCCGCCATCCTCGCGACCAACGTCTTCAGCCCGTATCTGAATCATCCTCTGGGCATCGGCATCCTGATGCTGCTCGCGGGTTTCGGAGCGCAAAATTCCCAGAAGTCCATTTCCGCGGACGCGGAAATCCGGCCGGAGATCCTCTAG
- the fmt gene encoding methionyl-tRNA formyltransferase — protein sequence MIEPLGIVYFGSSEFAVPPLEALAAAPDRYRLLAVVTQPDRPAGRSGMLKPSPIKTFAESRGWTILQPEKVRRDQAFSDRLAGLRPDLFVVAAYGQILPVALLAIPRLGALNLHGSLLPKYRGASPIQAAIMAGEKKTGVSLMVMDELMDHGPVVATAEVDIGPETTFRSLQADLATVASRLLIDKIDLYADGALPALAQDHAAATATKIITKENGLIAWKDETAAEIERKIRAFATWPQAYAVWQRRGKPLRFKILWGEVADESAGVAPGVVFRAASGYPAVNAKKQALVLLKVQFEGKTAVDGRAILNGYPDLIGSRLD from the coding sequence ATGATCGAGCCTCTGGGTATCGTCTATTTCGGCAGCAGCGAATTCGCCGTGCCGCCGCTCGAGGCCCTGGCCGCGGCTCCGGACCGCTACCGGCTGCTCGCCGTCGTGACCCAGCCCGACCGCCCGGCCGGACGCTCCGGAATGCTCAAGCCCAGCCCGATCAAGACCTTCGCCGAGAGCCGCGGCTGGACCATCCTCCAGCCGGAGAAGGTCCGGCGCGACCAGGCTTTCAGCGACCGCCTCGCCGGACTCCGGCCGGATCTTTTTGTCGTGGCCGCCTACGGCCAGATCCTGCCGGTCGCGTTGCTCGCGATCCCGCGTCTCGGCGCGCTCAACCTGCACGGGTCCCTCCTGCCCAAATATCGCGGCGCCTCGCCGATCCAAGCCGCCATCATGGCCGGCGAAAAAAAGACCGGCGTGAGCCTCATGGTCATGGATGAGCTGATGGACCATGGTCCGGTCGTCGCGACCGCCGAGGTCGACATCGGACCAGAGACCACTTTCCGCTCCCTGCAGGCCGATCTCGCGACTGTGGCGTCCAGACTGCTCATCGACAAGATCGACTTATACGCGGATGGCGCGCTCCCGGCCCTAGCCCAAGATCACGCGGCGGCCACCGCCACCAAGATCATCACCAAAGAGAATGGACTGATCGCCTGGAAAGACGAGACCGCCGCGGAGATCGAACGGAAGATCCGGGCGTTCGCGACCTGGCCGCAGGCATACGCCGTCTGGCAGCGCCGCGGCAAACCGCTCAGATTCAAGATTCTCTGGGGCGAAGTGGCGGACGAGTCAGCCGGCGTAGCGCCGGGCGTTGTCTTCCGCGCCGCTTCCGGTTATCCGGCCGTGAACGCCAAAAAACAGGCCTTGGTGCTGCTCAAGGTCCAATTTGAGGGCAAGACTGCGGTCGACGGACGCGCGATCCTGAACGGCTATCCGGACCTGATCGGCTCGAGACTGGACTAG
- the def gene encoding peptide deformylase has protein sequence MAIRKVVVEGDPVLRVRAEEVPPESFGTADLAQLVDDLIETMRSANGVGIAAPQIGVSLRVFIADSSDGPVALANPVITGHSAKTVTEEEGCLSVPGQFGQVPRYRSLEVEARAIDGSRLKFTAEGFFARVLQHENDHLDGVLFIDRLKK, from the coding sequence ATGGCGATAAGAAAAGTAGTCGTTGAAGGCGATCCGGTGCTCCGGGTACGGGCCGAAGAAGTGCCGCCGGAGTCTTTTGGTACCGCAGACCTGGCTCAACTCGTCGACGACCTCATCGAGACCATGCGTTCCGCGAACGGCGTCGGCATCGCCGCGCCGCAGATCGGCGTCAGCCTCCGGGTCTTCATCGCCGACAGCTCCGACGGACCGGTGGCGCTCGCGAATCCCGTCATCACCGGACACTCCGCGAAGACCGTGACCGAAGAGGAAGGCTGTCTGTCCGTGCCCGGCCAATTCGGCCAGGTGCCGCGCTACCGCTCGCTCGAGGTCGAAGCCCGGGCCATCGACGGTAGCAGACTGAAATTCACGGCCGAAGGTTTTTTCGCCCGCGTGCTGCAGCATGAGAACGACCACCTCGACGGCGTCCTCTTCATCGACCGCCTGAAAAAATAG
- the amrB gene encoding AmmeMemoRadiSam system protein B produces the protein MSLVFTCITAHTPLLMPTVSKENLALLEQTKKAMEKLEQDLYLAQPETVLIISPHGDILPDAITLNANPEYVTNFEEFGDLVTKQRWKSDFMLIDRIREDFKIKHLPLALMSSEALDYGMSVPLCYLTAHLPQIKIAPLLTSQLDLKTHYELGRQLKDELMSSTKRIAVIASADLSHRVGPQSPAGYSPRGEELDAKIRELVEKDQLRGLLDIDAAWSDEAKACGMNVLAVLAGIMDDVKHQTEIISYEKPFGVGYLVAGMRIT, from the coding sequence ATGTCGCTGGTCTTCACCTGCATCACCGCGCACACTCCCCTGCTCATGCCCACCGTGAGCAAGGAAAATTTGGCGTTGCTCGAGCAGACCAAAAAAGCCATGGAAAAACTGGAGCAGGACCTGTACCTGGCCCAGCCGGAGACGGTCCTCATCATCTCGCCGCACGGCGACATCCTGCCGGACGCCATCACGCTGAACGCCAACCCCGAGTACGTCACCAATTTCGAAGAGTTCGGCGACCTCGTGACCAAGCAGCGCTGGAAGTCCGACTTCATGCTCATCGACCGCATCCGCGAGGATTTCAAGATCAAGCACCTGCCGCTCGCGCTCATGAGTTCCGAAGCGCTGGATTACGGTATGAGCGTCCCCTTGTGCTACCTCACGGCCCATCTGCCGCAGATCAAGATCGCCCCGCTCCTGACTTCGCAGCTCGACCTCAAGACCCACTACGAACTGGGCCGGCAATTGAAGGACGAACTCATGAGCTCGACCAAACGCATCGCGGTCATCGCTTCGGCCGACCTGTCGCATCGCGTGGGTCCGCAGTCACCAGCCGGTTATTCGCCGCGCGGCGAAGAGTTGGACGCCAAGATCCGCGAACTCGTCGAAAAGGATCAGCTCCGCGGATTGCTCGACATCGACGCGGCCTGGAGCGACGAAGCCAAAGCCTGCGGCATGAACGTCCTCGCGGTGCTGGCCGGCATCATGGACGACGTCAAACACCAGACCGAGATCATCTCTTACGAAAAACCGTTCGGCGTGGGCTACCTCGTGGCCGGCATGCGCATCACCTGA
- the lexA gene encoding transcriptional repressor LexA codes for MTTKEPAKLTKRQAQIMKFIVDRIRDDGYAPSYREIGESLGVSSTATIHEHIKNLEEKGLLERDWRAARSIQVAPAVMRETRGVSLQLAGLITAGEPIEAIEEQEQIDVPAQLVSDPANTYVLKVKGNSMIEDGINSGDYVIVERRNTARDGEVVVALLENMYATLKRFYKEKGRVRLQPANSTMSPIYATDVAIQGVVRGLIRDFNAASL; via the coding sequence ATGACCACCAAAGAACCGGCCAAACTCACCAAGCGGCAGGCCCAGATCATGAAGTTCATCGTGGACCGGATCCGGGACGATGGTTATGCGCCGTCCTACCGCGAGATCGGCGAGAGCCTGGGCGTGAGCTCGACTGCGACGATCCATGAGCACATCAAGAACCTGGAGGAGAAGGGTCTGTTGGAGCGCGATTGGCGGGCGGCGCGTTCGATTCAGGTCGCTCCGGCGGTCATGCGCGAGACGCGCGGCGTCAGTCTGCAGCTTGCCGGACTTATCACGGCCGGCGAGCCGATCGAAGCGATCGAGGAGCAGGAGCAGATCGACGTGCCGGCGCAGCTGGTCTCCGATCCGGCCAATACCTATGTCTTGAAGGTCAAAGGCAATTCCATGATCGAGGACGGCATCAATTCCGGCGATTACGTCATCGTCGAGCGGCGCAACACTGCCCGCGACGGCGAGGTGGTCGTGGCCTTGCTCGAGAACATGTACGCCACGCTGAAACGGTTCTATAAGGAGAAGGGTCGCGTGCGGCTGCAGCCGGCCAATAGCACGATGTCGCCGATCTACGCCACCGATGTCGCGATCCAGGGCGTGGTGCGCGGGCTGATCAGAGATTTCAACGCCGCTTCATTATAA